In Dasypus novemcinctus isolate mDasNov1 chromosome 10, mDasNov1.1.hap2, whole genome shotgun sequence, one DNA window encodes the following:
- the LOC101444222 gene encoding olfactory receptor 8H1-like, with product MAYDRYVAICNPLHYPVVMSRRLCRTLITGSYMISFIESLANLLFMNSLHFCGSNVIYHFYCDLAPILTLSCTNTHDTEIMIMICANFNVMMTLSTISFSYISILSTILKINSSSGKRKAFSTCASHLLGVTIYYITTSFTYLKPKKSYSLGRDQVASVFYTMVIPMLNPLIYSLRNKEVKNALIRVIQKREDSKQ from the coding sequence atggcctatgaccgctatgtagcTATCTGCAACCCTCTTCACTACCCAGTTGttatgtccaggagactctgcCGCACCCTCATCACTGGGTCCTACATGATTAGTTTTATTGAATCATTAGCCAACCTTCTCTTCATGAACAGTCTGCATTTCTGTGGCTCCAATGtaatctatcacttttactgTGACTTAGCTCCAATTTTAACCCTGTCCTGCACTAACACTCATGACActgaaataatgataatgattTGTGCTAATTTCAATGTAATGATGACTCTTAGCACAATCTCTTTTTCCTACATATCTATTTTGTCTACTATTCTGAAAATTAATTCCTCTTCAGGAAAGCGCAAAGCCTTCTCTACTTGTGCGTCCCACCTCCTGGGAGTAACAATCTATTATATTACTACgagttttacttatttaaaaccaaagaagTCTTACTCTTTGGGCAGGGATCAAGTAGCCTCTGTGTTTTACACTATGGTGATCCCCATGCTGAATCCACTCATTTATAGTCTTAGGAATAAAGAGGTGAAAAATGCTCTCATTAGAGTCATCCAGAAGAGGGAAGATTCCAAGCAATAG